One Bosea sp. 685 DNA segment encodes these proteins:
- a CDS encoding ShlB/FhaC/HecB family hemolysin secretion/activation protein, with the protein MTRYPCGPRRREAGRAFAPLLAALLGLGLPSLALAQIVPRTIETEAERQRLEIERQTAPPRQSGPGVVAPPPLPKLSFPAGGTTIVLKRIDFDKSTFLSAAELDALRARYLGRKVDLAEIGKLVQEVNDLYAEKGQVTASAILPPQKLDGGVLKVGLIEGRVSKVSVTGAVQTWPWYLESQVPVAPQSVVDTPTLNRQVSIFNRLNEVQLRAQLRAGGEFGLTDIELAATEPPRNLAQISYDNQAVKSTGRYQGVLFLKHHGLLGLDDRLIFYGSRSRGSILGSGSYSIPISPFGTRLGISYTRSAFHIVTGAIKELRPEGISESRALNLSQPIFATDAVLLQAVASIGSGISSSKQIDITTAHSSNTKASGGLSLTVTLPGFMHTTSPTLSRIDFEDKIGQAKRNLTLWTGNTSTILRLNDDIYASLVGAWQYTNDKQLPGDQIFQIGGPTTVRGYPIGAAFGDSGFYGQAELHYALPEPLKTLDAFVFLDHGITYGTVPASMRATSVGAGLAWRPTDWATLEGGIARPLERVSVAQRDHELYFRLTLRKNI; encoded by the coding sequence TTGACGCGATATCCTTGCGGGCCGCGCCGGCGCGAAGCCGGCCGCGCTTTCGCTCCCCTCCTGGCCGCCTTGCTTGGGCTGGGGCTTCCCAGCCTTGCATTGGCGCAGATCGTGCCCCGCACGATCGAGACAGAAGCCGAGCGCCAGCGCCTTGAGATCGAACGCCAGACGGCCCCGCCGCGCCAAAGCGGCCCCGGTGTCGTGGCGCCGCCGCCCCTGCCGAAGCTGAGTTTCCCCGCGGGCGGGACGACGATCGTTCTGAAGCGCATCGACTTCGACAAATCCACCTTCCTGAGCGCGGCAGAGCTCGATGCTTTGCGCGCCCGCTATCTCGGCCGCAAGGTCGATCTGGCGGAGATCGGGAAGCTCGTCCAGGAGGTCAACGATCTCTACGCCGAGAAGGGGCAGGTCACGGCCAGCGCCATCCTGCCGCCGCAGAAGCTCGATGGCGGCGTGCTCAAGGTCGGGCTCATCGAGGGCCGCGTCAGCAAGGTCAGCGTCACCGGCGCGGTTCAAACCTGGCCGTGGTATCTCGAGTCGCAGGTGCCTGTCGCGCCGCAGAGCGTGGTCGATACGCCGACGCTGAACCGCCAGGTCTCGATCTTCAACCGCCTCAACGAGGTGCAGTTGCGGGCTCAGCTGCGGGCCGGCGGCGAGTTCGGCCTGACCGATATCGAATTGGCCGCGACCGAGCCACCGCGCAACCTCGCCCAGATCTCCTATGACAACCAGGCGGTGAAATCGACCGGCCGCTATCAGGGCGTGCTGTTCCTGAAGCATCACGGCCTGCTCGGCCTCGACGACAGGCTGATCTTCTACGGCTCTCGTTCGCGCGGCAGCATCCTCGGCAGCGGCAGCTACAGCATTCCGATCTCTCCCTTCGGCACGCGGCTGGGCATCAGCTATACGCGCTCGGCCTTCCATATCGTCACCGGGGCGATCAAGGAGTTGCGGCCCGAGGGCATCTCGGAAAGCCGCGCGCTCAACCTCTCGCAGCCTATTTTCGCAACCGATGCGGTACTGTTGCAGGCCGTCGCGAGCATCGGCAGCGGGATCAGCAGCAGCAAGCAGATCGACATCACGACGGCGCATAGCAGCAACACCAAGGCATCCGGCGGCCTTTCGCTCACCGTGACGCTGCCGGGCTTCATGCATACGACCTCTCCGACGCTCTCCCGGATCGATTTCGAAGACAAGATCGGCCAGGCCAAGCGCAATCTGACGCTCTGGACCGGAAACACCTCGACGATCCTGCGCCTGAACGACGATATCTACGCGTCGCTGGTGGGCGCGTGGCAATATACGAATGACAAGCAGCTTCCCGGCGACCAGATCTTCCAGATCGGCGGCCCGACCACGGTGCGCGGCTATCCGATCGGCGCCGCCTTCGGCGATTCAGGCTTTTACGGCCAGGCCGAGCTGCATTACGCGCTGCCCGAGCCGCTAAAGACCCTCGACGCCTTCGTCTTCCTCGATCACGGCATCACCTACGGGACAGTGCCTGCAAGCATGCGCGCGACCTCCGTCGGCGCCGGCCTCGCCTGGCGGCCGACCGATTGGGCAACGCTGGAGGGCGGCATCGCGCGCCCGCTGGAGCGGGTCTCGGTGGCGCAGCGCGATCACGAGCTCTACTTCCGACTAACCTTGCGAAAAAACATCTAA